A DNA window from Coffea arabica cultivar ET-39 chromosome 6c, Coffea Arabica ET-39 HiFi, whole genome shotgun sequence contains the following coding sequences:
- the LOC113691395 gene encoding protein ENHANCED PSEUDOMONAS SUSCEPTIBILITY 1-like codes for MKDFLQKLKESLSLTLVHFYPLAGRLATLKQENPPIYSIYVDCTNLPGAKFVHASVDLTIDDILTPIYMPKIVHSFFDHVGAVNHDGHSMSLMSIQVTELKDGIFIGWSTNHLLVDGTSFWHFINTWSEVFNAKGQISTISRPPILKRWFPEGHRSPVISLPFTHHDEFISRFQTPELLERYFNFSAESLAKLKAKANAECNSPNISTFQALSALLWRCITRARNMPADQQTIAGTSVNSRLRINPPLSEEYFGNCVQGVAVTTTRGELLTNGLGWAACKLHELVINQTDRSIRDWVESWVKSPFIVWIGRFSNRIQIGSSPRFNVYGSEFGLGKALAVRSGFANKPDGKITLFPGREGGGSMDVEVCLPPQSMSFLESDQEFMENVSL; via the coding sequence ATGAAGGACTTCTTGCAGAAGCTCAAAGAATCTCTTTCGCTTACCTTGGTTCATTTCTATCCCTTAGCTGGACGCCTTGCAACTCTAAAACAGGAAAATCCTCCAATTTATTCCATCTATGTTGATTGCACGAATCTTCCCGGAGCTAAATTTGTTCACGCATCAGTAGACTTGACCATTGACGATATTCTCACACCTATCTATATGCCCAAAATTGTACATTCATTCTTTGATCATGTTGGTGCAGTCAACCATGATGGTCATTCCATGTCTTTGATGAGCATTCAGGTGACGGAATTAAAGGATGGCATCTTCATTGGATGGTCAACCAACCATTTGCTGGTGGATGGGACGTCATTTTGGCATTTCATCAACACATGGTCCGAGGTGTTCAATGCCAAGGGGCAAATTTCAACCATCTCCAGACCACCTATTTTGAAACGTTGGTTTCCTGAGGGACACAGATCCCCTGTTATCAGCCTTCCATTTACTCACCATGATGAATTCATCAGCAGATTTCAAACCCCTGAGTTGCTGGAAAGGTATTTCAACTTTTCAGCAGAGTCGTTGGCGAAActcaaagcaaaagcaaatgcTGAATGCAACTCCCCCAATATTTCTACCTTCCAGGCACTGTCAGCTCTCCTTTGGAGGTGTATCACAAGGGCTCGAAACATGCCAGCTGATCAACAGACAATTGCTGGAACGTCTGTAAACAGCAGGTTAAGGATAAATCCGCCCTTGTCCGAGGAATATTTTGGTAACTGTGTACAGGGAGTGGCAGTAACCACTACTCGTGGTGAATTGCTGACAAATGGACTAGGATGGGCGGCCTGCAAATTGCACGAGCTGGTGATCAATCAAACGGACAGAAGTATACGCGACTGGGTTGAATCATGGGTGAAATCGCCCTTCATAGTTTGGATTGGCCGGTTTTCCAACAGGATCCAAATTGGAAGTTCTCCCAGGTTCAATGTTTATGGGAGTGAATTTGGACTTGGCAAAGCATTAGCAGTTCGAAGTGGTTTTGCCAACAAACCTGATGGGAAAATAACGTTGTTTCCTGGAAGAGAAGGTGGAGGAAGCATGGATGTGGAGGTTTGTCTTCCACCACAAAGTATGAGTTTTCTTGAATCTGACCAGGAATTCATGGAGAATGTCTCGTTATAA